A window of Chitinophagales bacterium contains these coding sequences:
- a CDS encoding RNA polymerase sigma factor RpoD/SigA, whose translation MKALRLTNQITQRDSECVEKYLSEIGKTNMLTSEQEANLAKRIKNDDLEALEELVNSNLRFVVSVAKQYQNQGLPLSDLINEGNLGLIRAAKKFDETKGFKFISYAVWWIRQAIMQAIIEQSRIIRVPINKVGTFTKINRAFQAFEQEYQREPSIDELAEHVGMSKEDVNDYFKNNTPTLSTDARFTEGSSLADTLSNIEDMTPEQSLIKKSAEAELFAMLEQLNEREIEIITSYFGLRGKEPMTLEEIGQKFGLTRERVRQIKERSMQKLKQHTNPNLLDAFLG comes from the coding sequence ATGAAAGCACTAAGACTTACCAACCAAATTACCCAGCGCGATAGTGAATGTGTAGAAAAATACCTATCGGAAATAGGCAAAACCAACATGCTCACTTCCGAACAAGAAGCAAATTTAGCCAAGCGCATAAAAAACGATGATTTAGAAGCATTAGAAGAACTGGTAAATTCTAACCTACGCTTTGTAGTAAGCGTAGCCAAACAATATCAAAACCAAGGGCTGCCACTCAGCGATTTAATAAACGAAGGCAATTTAGGATTAATCAGAGCCGCCAAAAAATTTGACGAAACCAAAGGCTTCAAATTTATTTCCTATGCCGTTTGGTGGATTCGCCAAGCCATTATGCAAGCCATTATTGAGCAATCGCGCATTATCCGCGTACCTATTAACAAGGTAGGAACCTTCACAAAAATAAATCGTGCTTTCCAAGCATTCGAGCAAGAATACCAGCGCGAACCCAGTATTGATGAACTGGCAGAGCATGTGGGCATGAGTAAAGAAGATGTGAACGATTACTTTAAAAATAATACACCAACCCTCTCCACCGATGCCCGCTTTACCGAAGGCTCCAGCCTTGCCGATACACTTTCTAACATAGAAGATATGACTCCCGAGCAAAGCCTTATTAAAAAAAGTGCCGAAGCCGAACTCTTTGCCATGCTGGAGCAGCTAAACGAACGAGAAATTGAAATTATTACCAGCTACTTTGGTTTACGAGGTAAAGAACCCATGACCTTAGAAGAAATAGGGCAAAAATTTGGGCTTACCCGTGAACGAGTGCGCCAAATTAAAGAACGCTCTATGCAAAAATTAAAACAACATACCAACCCTAATTTGCTAGACGCCTTTTTAGGATAG
- a CDS encoding cysteine desulfurase produces the protein MQRIYLDNAATTPLDKRVLDEMLPYFTEQFGNPSSIHFYGRKPKAAIEKARKQVAGYLNVSPGEIFFTSGGTESNNMALNAAVYSLGVKRIITSKTEHDCVLNTSLHLAKAGVEIVFVPVDGKGNIDMNVLQQLLQDTKCTLVSLMHVNNEIGTITNIAAIAQLCEHYGAYFHTDTVQSLAYFSFDLQQLKVHFLSGSAHKFHGPKGVGFLYINSQINVQPMFYGGGQERNMRAGTENVPSIVGLGRALELAQQETASTLAHFLLLRNEMKQQLAQAIAGVEFNGAQENVFAKILSVSLPPHAKNEMLLMNLDMAGIAASGGSACSSGTEKGSHVLEAIGADESRKSLRFSFSKFNTIEEVTTAAKVLANIF, from the coding sequence ATGCAACGCATTTATTTAGATAATGCTGCCACCACACCTTTAGATAAAAGAGTGTTAGATGAAATGTTGCCATACTTTACAGAGCAATTTGGCAACCCAAGTTCCATTCATTTTTATGGTAGGAAGCCAAAGGCAGCGATTGAAAAAGCTCGAAAACAGGTAGCCGGATATTTGAATGTTTCGCCCGGAGAAATTTTCTTTACCAGCGGAGGTACCGAGAGTAATAATATGGCACTGAATGCTGCAGTGTATTCACTGGGAGTTAAAAGAATTATTACATCTAAAACGGAGCACGATTGTGTGTTAAATACTTCGTTGCACTTAGCAAAAGCTGGTGTAGAAATAGTGTTTGTGCCGGTAGATGGCAAAGGGAATATTGATATGAATGTGCTGCAACAATTGTTGCAAGATACTAAGTGTACATTGGTAAGTCTTATGCACGTAAACAACGAAATTGGAACTATTACCAATATCGCAGCTATAGCACAATTGTGCGAGCATTATGGCGCTTATTTCCATACCGATACAGTACAGAGTTTGGCTTATTTTTCATTTGATTTGCAGCAGTTGAAAGTTCATTTTTTGAGTGGCTCGGCACATAAGTTTCACGGGCCCAAAGGTGTTGGCTTTTTATATATCAACAGCCAAATAAATGTGCAACCCATGTTTTATGGCGGAGGGCAAGAAAGGAATATGCGCGCTGGTACCGAAAATGTACCATCTATTGTAGGTTTAGGGAGGGCGTTGGAGTTGGCGCAGCAAGAAACCGCAAGCACGTTAGCCCATTTTTTACTGCTAAGAAATGAAATGAAACAGCAACTAGCGCAGGCTATTGCAGGTGTGGAGTTTAATGGAGCGCAAGAAAATGTGTTTGCGAAAATACTAAGTGTGTCGTTGCCGCCACATGCTAAAAACGAAATGCTGCTAATGAATTTAGATATGGCCGGCATTGCGGCAAGTGGAGGCAGTGCTTGCTCTTCGGGTACCGAAAAAGGCAGCCATGTATTAGAAGCAATTGGTGCAGATGAAAGCAGGAAATCGCTTAGATTTTCGTTTTCTAAGTTTAATACCATAGAG